The genomic stretch TCCACGCGGGCTCGGGTGGTGTAGGAACATTTGCCATTCAGCTGGCGAAGCATGTTGGTGCCATCGTAGCGACGACAACGAGCACGGCGAATGTCGGTTGGGTGAAGCGCCTCGGCGCGGATATCGTGATCGATTACAGCAAAGACGATTTCGCAACCATCCTGCGTGATTACGATGTGGTCTTGAACAGCCTGGGGGGAGTAACGCTCGAAAAATCCTTGCGCGTGCTAAGACCCGGTGGAAAGCTCATCTCGCTCTCCGGTCCACCTGATCCCGCTTTCGCGGAAGCCATCGGGTCGCCTTGGTTGTTGAAACTGGTAATGCGCCTCTTGAGCTATCGAATCAGGACAAAAGCAAAACGTCATCACGTCAGCTACTCGTTCCTTTTCATGAGGGCAAGCGGCGACCAATTGCGCGAGATCGGTTTTCTGATTGACTCCGGCGTCATACGACCAGTTGTGGACCAGGTTTTTCCGTTCGAATCGACCAAGGAGGCGATGGCCTACGTCGAAGGCGGACGCGCGAAAGGCAAGGTAGTCGTCAAGGTGAGATAGGGGTAGTCGTAGGAAATCTTCGAAGGCCGGGGGCAGCCCGGCGGCTGGTCACTTTTGGCTCCGGCTAACGCGTCGGTCGCATCAATGAAATGATCGCGATCCGCCGCATTACCCTACGCCGCAACTGCGTTGTCTTCGCGCGGCCCAAGAAAATCGAAGATTTCAGTGGAGGCTAACCTGCTTAACCGGTTGGCTGCTGATGAGTGCTTTTAGTTGATAACCGGTTAAGCAGGTTATGCCGAAGCTAAAAGCCCTCATTTGCGAAGGCAGCTGCTTACCCGGTTATGCCGCAAACTAAAAGCTCTCTTCAGTTGCTAACCGGTAAGCAGGTTATGTCGGAACTAAAAGTCCTCAAAAGAAGGCCGCCCCGGCCGGTGTAATCGCCATCGCCGTCTGCCGCGGCTTTGATGCCGGTGCAAGCTTGCTTCGAGTCCATCGGAATCCCGTCACACTTGTAACTCCCATCGTTCGATACCCGGCGCTTAGACTATCTCATGACCAACCACCAAGTCGTATCGAGAAACGAACGATGAGGACACTTGAACGAAGGAGAGAAGAGCGATGACGAAGCACATGACCGGGACACGTAAAGATTGGCTCGCTGCGCGGCTCGAGCTGCTCGAGACGGAGAAGGAGCTCACGCGGCGCAGCGACGAGCTGGCGCGGAGGCGGCAGGAGCTGCCGTGGGTCCGCATCGACAAGAAGTACCGATTCGAGACCGACGAAGGGAGTGCCTCGCTGGCGGACCTCTTCAAGGGACGCTCGCAGCTCCTCATCTATCACTACATGTTCGGGCCCGACTACACGGCGGGGTGTGCAACCTGCTCGACGATCGCCGACGGGTTCAACGGCTTCGTCGTCCACCTGGCGAATCACGACGTCACGCTTTCGGCGGTGTCGCGGGCGCCGCTCGCGAAGCTCCAGGCGTACAAGCGGCGGATGGGCTGGACGTTCCCCTGGGCGTCCTCGTTCGGCAACGACTTCAACCCCGACTTCAACGTCTCGTTCACCGAGGAGCAACAGCGCGAGGGGACCATCGAATACAACTACGAGCGTGGCGGCCACGCGATGGACGCGACGGCAGCGGTCCCGGAGCCGGTCGCCAAGAATGCGGCCATGACCGGAACCGACGCGGCCACGTACACGCGCGAGAGGCCGGGCATGAGCACATTCGTGATCGAGGACGGCGTCGTCTACCACACCTATTCCACCTACGCGCGCGGACTGGACGGCCTGTGGGGCATGTACCAGTGGCTCGACCGCGCGCCCAAGGGGCGCAACGAGACGGGCATGTGGTGGAAGCGCCACGACGAGTACGACAAGCGCTGAGCGATTTCGCTGAGAGATCTCGCGTCGCATGGTTTCCGATCGAGCTTCCCCGCATGCCTTTTTTGGCGTCTCGGCGCTGCTCTTCGCCGCCAGCGCGGCGGTGACGATCGTCTGGTGCGCGTCCATGTCGGCGATGGGCGAGATGTCGATGCCCGGCGGCTGGACGATGTCGATGGCGTGGATGCGGATGCCCGGACAGACGTGGCCCGGCGCCGCGGCATCGTTCCTCGGCATGTGGGTCGTGATGATGGTGGCGATGATGCTGCCATCCTTGGTGCCAATGCTGTGGCGCTATCGCCAGGCCGTCGGCAGGACAGGCGAGACGCGCCTGGGTCGGCTGACCGTGCTGGTGGGGGTGGGGTACTTCTTCGTGTGGACCGTGTTCGGTATGGCCGCCTTTGCGCTGGGCGTCGCGCTGGCCAAGGTCGAGATGGAACAGCCGGCGCTGGCGCGCGCCGTACCGATCGCGGTGGGTGTGGTCGTCCTGATCGCCGGCGCGCTCCAGTTCACCGCGTGGAAGGCACATCACCTTGCCTGCTGCCGGGCGGCACAGAGGCGCGGCCGTAAGTTGCCGGCCGACGCCGGCGCGGCCTGGCGATACGGCCTGCGCCTCGGCCTCCACTGCAGCTACTGCTGTGCCGGCCTGACGGCGATCCTCCTCGTCATCGGGGTCATGGACCTGCGCGCGATGACTGTCGTGGCGGCAGCCATCACCGTCGAACGTCTCGCACCGGCCGGTGAGCGCGTGGCGCGAGCCATCGGGGCCGTCGTCGTCGGGGCAGGGTTGTTTCTGATCGCGCGAGCTGCCGGGCTCGGATGACGCATCCGCATCGTAGAAACACGAACTGGCCGAGTGCCTCCGCCGCACAATTTCGATGGTAGACCCCGTCCGTTCTTATGCAGCGGCTCGGCTTGGGCGTTAGGCCCCGATTACGTCGTAGAGCTCAAACAAACACTCAGGTGCCGGTGGGATCGAGAAAAACATAGAGGGAACGAATGAGTCCTCCCTCGAAAAGAGCGACATCGGTGCCAGTGACGGCAGTAGGACCATCAGGTGGGCCGGAGCGCCATTGCAAGCGCGCGGCACCGTTGTGACCGACAGCCGGTCCAACCGCGCGAAAGACGAAGTTCGGCGGCAGGCTGGCAAGCAGCGCAGTCACAGCTTCGGAGATTGCCGCGTGGCCGTTGACGGAGGCGTGCGGCTCATGCAGCACGGCGTCTTCGGCATAGAGCTCACGGATCGCCCCGATGCGCCGCCCGGCGTCGCGCTCGCCAAACACCCGTGCGAGGTTCGCCTGCATCAGGCCGTCATAGTTGATGAGGGTCGATTTGGGTCGATTGATCATTTTCCGCCTTTCCCTAGTTCCTATCCGGAAGGTGTCCCGTCCACATGCGCATCAGATCGATATAGTCCTCGTCAATGCTGCGGGCGTGGACTGCCACGCCGGGCGAATTAGACGGTTTTGCACTCCAGTCCCGCATCATGTCCGCCTTGGCGTCTTCCGCGCTACGAGAATGCACAATACCGGCAGGCGGCCCGCCCGGCGCCTTGTAGGTACGCATCAGGTCCGCGTGGGCGTCCTCGACGCTGCGCGTCACGATCTCCCGACCTGCATACGTCTCCGCGCTTGTCAGGCCCAGCATTACCAGGCCAACCACAACAAATATATTGCTGATCCGCTTCACAACTGCGCTCCATTTCCAAATAGATGATCAATATGATTCGGGCATGCCGCGCACAAGGACCATCGCACGAAAGGTTTTATCGTTTGCACGTCGCGCCCGTCGCCATCACGAGTGGACAGCGCACTGTCCATTGGAGAGGTTGGCCGGCGTCGCGGTTGCTATTTGGGTGCTGAATATTTGAAGGCCAGGATCGCGCCCGGGTTTTCCAGCTTGAACGCTGCGCTTCCGGCGTCCGTCGTTCCTAGGTGAACAGCGTCGGTTGCAACGTAAATAGTCCCCCCATCAGGGCTGACAACAACCTCGCGATAGCGATCCACCGCGCGGAACATTGGCTGCGCATCTCCCACGGGGAGGCTGTCGGTGTCGTCCAGCTTCACGCGATAGACCACGCCGCGCTTGAGACTGGCGATCAGCAGCGAATGCTCCCAGCCGGGAACGCCGCTCTTTCCACCCTTGTAGTAGATGACCGAAGACGGCGCAATGGTCGGCCAGCAGATGTAGAAGAGGTCTTTATCGGCACATGCGGGGTCGGTGTAACTGTAGTCGTTGTCGACTGTGAACAGCGTCTTGATCGGTTCGACGAAATCGGGATCTGACCAGTCCGACTCCTTCTGCACAGGAACCCCCGGCGGGGCCGTCTTGCCGTTTTGCGCAGGATCCTTGACGGATTCGCATCCGCCGGTGGTGGCAGAGTAGTTGGCGTAGGCGTAGCCGGCGTTGTCCTTGCGGCCGGCCACATAGGGCCAGCCATAGTTCTTGCCGCGCAGGATGAGGTTCAACTCGTCATCGCTGTTCGGGCCATGGTCTGTCGCGAACAGTTTGCCACTTGGGCTGAAGACCATGCCCTGGGTGTTACGGATGCCCCATGCGTATACGTGACTCTTTACCCCGTGAATGACGGGATTGTCCGCAGGAATGGTCCCGTCGAGATTCAGTCGAAGAATCTTGCCGGCATAGTGCCGCCAGTCAGTCGCCTTCACTTCGTCGGCCGTCGGTAACGTTTGTGCCTGGTTGGGCACGCAGAGATATGCCAACTGATTCGCGCCCTGGTCGCCGATCGAGTAG from Betaproteobacteria bacterium encodes the following:
- a CDS encoding DUF2182 domain-containing protein, whose protein sequence is MVSDRASPHAFFGVSALLFAASAAVTIVWCASMSAMGEMSMPGGWTMSMAWMRMPGQTWPGAAASFLGMWVVMMVAMMLPSLVPMLWRYRQAVGRTGETRLGRLTVLVGVGYFFVWTVFGMAAFALGVALAKVEMEQPALARAVPIAVGVVVLIAGALQFTAWKAHHLACCRAAQRRGRKLPADAGAAWRYGLRLGLHCSYCCAGLTAILLVIGVMDLRAMTVVAAAITVERLAPAGERVARAIGAVVVGAGLFLIARAAGLG
- a CDS encoding PQQ-dependent sugar dehydrogenase, with protein sequence MIKILRCVVAICGAAIMAAAHADLPPAPGAPIAPMKETFEKRVVATGLANPHNMVFGPDGYLWLTEQITKRVTRVDPQSGMTIVAAQIDDAIHSEDAQDGLLGLALHPDLLKGKGHDFIYVSMTYDARQGGITPNRTLIRRYTYDAKAQKLASPVDLIKGLPSSHDHQSARLLFGPDQKLYYSIGDQGANQLAYLCVPNQAQTLPTADEVKATDWRHYAGKILRLNLDGTIPADNPVIHGVKSHVYAWGIRNTQGMVFSPSGKLFATDHGPNSDDELNLILRGKNYGWPYVAGRKDNAGYAYANYSATTGGCESVKDPAQNGKTAPPGVPVQKESDWSDPDFVEPIKTLFTVDNDYSYTDPACADKDLFYICWPTIAPSSVIYYKGGKSGVPGWEHSLLIASLKRGVVYRVKLDDTDSLPVGDAQPMFRAVDRYREVVVSPDGGTIYVATDAVHLGTTDAGSAAFKLENPGAILAFKYSAPK
- a CDS encoding NADP-dependent oxidoreductase, encoding MKAFVVDRYGSKDGMRLSEVPSPELREDDVLVQIHAAGVNPLDSKIRDGEFKLILPYRLPLILGNDFAGVVVRVGSRVRQFKPGDEVYARPDADRIGAFAEFISIKEDSLANKPKNLTMEEAASVPLVGLTAWQALIEKANLKQGQKVLIHAGSGGVGTFAIQLAKHVGAIVATTTSTANVGWVKRLGADIVIDYSKDDFATILRDYDVVLNSLGGVTLEKSLRVLRPGGKLISLSGPPDPAFAEAIGSPWLLKLVMRLLSYRIRTKAKRHHVSYSFLFMRASGDQLREIGFLIDSGVIRPVVDQVFPFESTKEAMAYVEGGRAKGKVVVKVR
- a CDS encoding nuclear transport factor 2 family protein, which codes for MINRPKSTLINYDGLMQANLARVFGERDAGRRIGAIRELYAEDAVLHEPHASVNGHAAISEAVTALLASLPPNFVFRAVGPAVGHNGAARLQWRSGPPDGPTAVTGTDVALFEGGLIRSLYVFLDPTGT
- a CDS encoding DUF899 domain-containing protein translates to MTKHMTGTRKDWLAARLELLETEKELTRRSDELARRRQELPWVRIDKKYRFETDEGSASLADLFKGRSQLLIYHYMFGPDYTAGCATCSTIADGFNGFVVHLANHDVTLSAVSRAPLAKLQAYKRRMGWTFPWASSFGNDFNPDFNVSFTEEQQREGTIEYNYERGGHAMDATAAVPEPVAKNAAMTGTDAATYTRERPGMSTFVIEDGVVYHTYSTYARGLDGLWGMYQWLDRAPKGRNETGMWWKRHDEYDKR